The following are encoded in a window of Bacteroidota bacterium genomic DNA:
- a CDS encoding 3-ketoacyl-ACP reductase — protein sequence MDKTALVTGGTRGIGLGIAEALASASFNLILCGRRPAKAVAPTLAQLALHDVSVDYIQADLGSPEARQRLMSTMRERYPKLDVLVNNAGMAPRERNNILEATEASFEEIIRVNLQGPYFLTQQCARWMIETRKDTTSYRPSIIFVTSISSTVASISRGEYCISKAGLSMANLLWATALAEHGIDVFEIRPGLITTDMTAGVKAKYDEMIGNGLLLESRWGTPADIGKAVRMLVQGDLPYASGQVLTLDGGLTMGRL from the coding sequence ATGGACAAAACAGCGCTCGTAACGGGTGGCACACGCGGCATTGGCCTTGGCATCGCTGAAGCCCTGGCTTCAGCATCCTTTAACCTCATTTTGTGTGGCCGGCGACCAGCGAAAGCTGTTGCACCTACGCTCGCACAACTCGCGCTGCATGATGTATCCGTCGACTATATCCAGGCAGACCTCGGCAGCCCAGAGGCACGCCAGCGTTTGATGTCAACGATGCGCGAGAGATATCCGAAACTCGATGTGCTGGTCAACAACGCCGGCATGGCTCCGCGCGAACGCAACAACATCCTCGAAGCAACGGAAGCCAGCTTTGAAGAAATCATCCGCGTAAATCTGCAGGGCCCTTATTTTCTCACCCAGCAGTGCGCCCGATGGATGATAGAAACGAGGAAAGACACAACTTCCTACCGGCCGTCAATCATCTTCGTTACCTCAATCTCATCAACGGTTGCGTCGATCAGCCGGGGCGAGTATTGTATCTCCAAAGCTGGCTTGAGCATGGCAAACCTTCTATGGGCCACTGCGCTTGCTGAACACGGAATTGACGTCTTTGAAATTCGCCCCGGCCTGATCACAACAGACATGACAGCCGGCGTAAAAGCCAAGTATGACGAGATGATTGGCAACGGCTTACTACTGGAAAGCCGCTGGGGTACGCCAGCAGACATTGGCAAAGCTGTCCGAATGCTTGTGCAAGGCGACTTGCCTTATGCATCCGGGCAGGTATTAACCCTTGATGGTGGACTTACCATGGGCCGGCTTTGA
- a CDS encoding Gfo/Idh/MocA family oxidoreductase — protein sequence MSNVKIHRVGVIMNGVTGRMGTNQHLMRSIHAIRQNGGIPLNAQEVIMPDPVLVGRNPVKLEKRAAMAGLNKWTTNLDEVLSDPDYTVYFDAQSTDRRVIDVTRAIDAGKHVYCEKPVALTTADALQLYKHAEKAGVKHGVVQDKLWLPGLLKLKMLRDSGFFGDILSVRGEFGYWVFEGDIIPAQRPSWNYRAEDGGGIIFDMLCHWRYVLDNLFGAVTSVSCLAKTHIARRWDEQNQPYTCTADDAAYATLELAGNVTAHFNSSWCVRPRRDDLLSIQVDGTKGSAVAGLQSCWTQAYGATPMHVWNPDEPNMHDFYAGWSEVPAHGAYQNAFRAQWELFLKYVVADAPYRFDLLEGAKGVQLAEISLASSDKRSWLDVPPLT from the coding sequence ATGAGCAATGTAAAAATCCACCGGGTCGGTGTCATCATGAACGGTGTTACCGGCCGCATGGGCACCAACCAACACCTTATGCGGTCGATTCACGCCATCAGGCAGAACGGCGGCATTCCGCTGAATGCACAGGAAGTCATCATGCCTGATCCCGTGCTGGTAGGACGCAACCCTGTAAAGCTCGAAAAACGTGCTGCGATGGCCGGCCTGAATAAATGGACGACCAATTTAGATGAAGTACTGAGCGACCCGGACTACACGGTATACTTTGATGCACAATCCACAGACAGACGAGTCATTGATGTTACGCGTGCAATTGATGCAGGCAAACACGTCTATTGCGAGAAGCCGGTTGCGCTCACAACCGCGGACGCGCTACAACTGTACAAACACGCTGAGAAAGCCGGCGTCAAACACGGCGTCGTCCAAGACAAACTCTGGCTCCCTGGTTTGTTGAAACTAAAAATGCTGCGCGATAGTGGCTTCTTTGGCGACATCCTCTCGGTGCGTGGCGAATTTGGATACTGGGTATTTGAAGGAGATATAATCCCCGCCCAGCGCCCTTCCTGGAATTACAGAGCGGAAGATGGCGGCGGTATTATTTTCGATATGCTGTGCCACTGGCGTTATGTGCTGGACAATTTATTCGGGGCTGTAACTTCAGTTTCTTGCCTCGCAAAAACACACATCGCCAGGCGCTGGGATGAGCAGAATCAACCGTACACATGCACAGCTGATGATGCAGCGTATGCAACACTCGAACTGGCCGGCAACGTGACCGCGCACTTTAATTCATCGTGGTGTGTTCGTCCGCGGCGAGATGACCTCTTGAGCATCCAGGTAGACGGCACAAAAGGATCTGCCGTGGCCGGCTTACAGTCGTGCTGGACACAGGCATACGGGGCGACACCGATGCACGTATGGAATCCGGATGAACCAAACATGCACGACTTTTACGCTGGCTGGTCTGAGGTCCCTGCACATGGTGCCTATCAGAACGCGTTCAGGGCGCAGTGGGAGCTCTTCCTGAAGTATGTTGTAGCCGATGCGCCTTACCGTTTTGACTTGCTCGAAGGCGCGAAGGGCGTCCAGCTAGCAGAAATTTCGCTGGCCTCGTCGGACAAGCGCAGTTGGTTGGATGTACCACCGCTGACATAA